One Nicotiana tomentosiformis chromosome 4, ASM39032v3, whole genome shotgun sequence genomic window carries:
- the LOC104087710 gene encoding uncharacterized protein, whose protein sequence is MAMDLAVVDYGSYKTRPSALLNSVFMTTVNAAAKTLVAVASNAKAADQQSDKWKPADHLRFMLMLMTWLAVWVLRVLMDHCPFAVGSSYSLDRSSSLDLMLPSASTMLSSSSLDLVLHEDSNQASPAKALGRALTHILALLNEIPASSRKYQFAMGMADKIVDENTRCGHVEMLQVNRAALASAFARTSGFLYGSLKSPRMSEDSGTWPSRILRSLPLGSFVASSLKGLGTFFPWVGTATSLLQNKRPSAVPCEERVNDLAAEKHAQELLWITTKMVGCGAVDEALVQWSFASGLASISLSSNSRVQGFIVKITAILFGELKLMKNEVPRQVKFNILVLWLPLFCYADNGLSYPVLTGFEKVEMEKTMDELISSLPTIDQEVILTNWLQDFTTTSSDWPNLQKSYDLWCQSTRELVA, encoded by the exons ATGGCTATGGATCTAGCAGTGGTAGATTATGGTTCCTACAAGACGAGACCATCGGCGCTTCTCAACTCTGTGTTCATGACGACGGTGAACGCAGCGGCAAAGACCCTTGTGGCGGTGGCGTCGAACGCCAAGGCGGCGGACCAGCAGTCGGACAAGTGGAAGCCAGCGGACCACTTGAGGTTCATGctgatgctcatgacttggttgGCAGTTTGGGTTCTTAGGGTGTTGATGGATCACTGTCCTTTCGCTGTTGGCTCTTCGTATTCGCTTGATAGATCATCGTCCCTTGATTTAATGTTGCCATCAGCTTCAACAATGTTGTCTTCTTCCTCTTTGGATTTGGTGCTTCATGAAGATTCTAATCAAGCTTCTCCTGCTAAAGCTCTTGGTAGAGCTCTCACGCAT ATATTGGCGTTGCTAAATGAGATTCCAGCTTCCTCGAGGAAGTACCAGTTTGCAATGGGAATGGCTGACAAGATTGTAGATGAGAACACCAGATGCGGACACGTGGAAATGCTCCAAGTCAATCGTGCGGCCCTGGCTTCAGCATTCGCGCGTACGTCAGGATTTCTTTACGGCTCTCTTAAAAGCCCCCGCATGTCGGAGGATTCAGGAACGTGGCCCTCACGCATTCTTCGATCTCTACCTCTGGGTTCTTTTGTGGCTTCTTCGCTCAAAGGTCTGGGCACATTTTTCCCATGGGTCGGAACAGCCACGAGCCTTCTTCAAAACAAGAGACCATCTGCTGTTCCGTGTGAGGAGAGGGTAAATGACTTGGCGGCTGAGAAACACGCACAAGAACTGCTATGGATAACGACTAAGATGGTGGGGTGTGGTGCTGTGGATGAAGCTTTGGTGCAATGGAGCTTTGCTTCTGGCTTGGCTTCTATTTCTCTTTCCTCTAATTCTAGGGTGCAAGGCTTCATTGTCAAGATCACAG CCATATTATTTGGAGAACTTAAGCTTATGAAAAACGAAGTTCCAAGGCAAGTGAAGTTCAACATACTAGTGCTGTGGCTTCCATTATTCTGCTATGCAGACAACGGGCTTTCGTATCCAGTATTGACAGGATTCGAGAAGGTTGAGATGGAGAAGACAATGGACGAATTGATCTCATCGCTGCCCACAATCGACCAAGAGGTAATTCTCACCAACTGGCTGCAAGACTTCACGACAACGTCTTCGGACTGGCCAAATCTCCAGAAATCATATGACCTTTGGTGCCAGTCCACTCGGGAGCTCGTTGCATGA